Genomic DNA from Nitrospira sp.:
GAAACCAGCGCCTATTACTACGCCGAAGCGAATTTGCGCGCCAACCGCCTGGTGGTGTGTGACTCGTTGCCCGCGGCCTTCGAATATGCCGACGCGCAGAGCGAGCCACGCATCGACCTCATCCTGGGTGCGCAACCGGTACTGGAGTATATGGTCAAGCGGGTTCGGAAGGACTGGGCACTGCTCACCCGTGACACCGGGCAGCCGCTGTTTCTGACCAAGGCTGACTATAGCGTCGTCGTGGCCGAGGAAAGTTACCGCCTCCGGTGGCTCCTGAACGACCTGTTGCTGAAGTTGGACGAATCGGGCCGGCTTCGCGAGATGCGGACCCGGTGGCTCGACGAGGACTATGCGTTTCCGCGTCGCGCCTCGTTGGAAGGATTGCCGTTTGATGTGGAGAAAATGGCGGCGCACTATGTGCAGGGAACCTGTCGCCTGAAACCCATATCGTGAACCGCGAGAGAGGAGCGTTGCATGAACAGTCGCACGGTGAGGAGGTTCATGGTTCTGCTGCTGTTGATCGTCCTGCCGCCGCCGGCCTGGTCGGTCGAGCGAGCCGAGGCGGAGGAAACGGCGCGGCTCCTGGCGAAACTGCTGGAATCCGGGCGTGCGGTGATCGAACGGCATCAATCTCTGATCGACGATCCGCACAAGGGAGACAAGGGGCTGACGCCGGAATTCTTTGAAGCTGAGTTGGTCCGGGAGTTTCGGGCCAAATCGGGCATCGATCTGACCGCGTTGTCGACGGCGCCGGTGTCCATCGTCATTCCTCCGCTCGCCAAGGAACTGCTGCCTGCCCTGGTGCAGGCCAGCCGCGACGTGGTGCGGGATGCGCAGGTCGTGATCAATCAACGGGGGATCGGATACAAAAATTTCATTCCGGCGACGTGGGGAAGTCAGGCCTCGGCGAGATTTTCCAAATCATCGCACGTTCGACTCAAGCAGACTGCGCTCGATGCGCGCAATCCAAAAAATGAACCGGACGAGTATGAGGCCTCTGTGCTGAAATGGCTGGCCGGCAGGCCGCGTGCGGAAGCCTATGTCAGTGAGTTGACTGAAGAGGGACGGACCCTGCGCGTGGTGATGCCGATTTACTATGCCAAAGACTGCCTGTCCTGCCATGGGGAGCCGAAGGGCGATCTCGATATCTCCGGTTATCCCAAGGACGGACATAAGGAGGGCGATCTTGCCGGAGCCATCACGGTCACGGCGTCGCTGGGCCGCCGGTAATCGGCAGAGCCTGGTCACAGCCAATGCATCAGAGGCGTTTTCTTGTCAGGGGTTCGGCGCGACGAAGACGAGCACTCTCAGGCGTTGGCCGGTATGGTTCTTCACGCCATGTTCTTCCCCCGCGGCGGCCATCGTGCCCTGTCCCGGTTTCAACACCTGCTTTTCCGAACCGACTTGAAACGTGCCCTCGCCCTCGAGCACGATGTAGACCTTGTCCTGTTCGCCGTGGATGTGCCCCTTCTGTTCCTGCCCCGGTTCAAAACAATAGACGTCGCAAAAAAAACGGGACGTTTGGAATAAATTGTTCTTCTTCATTTTCTCCGGGCTGAACTGCTGGATATCCGAGAGGGCGATGACTTTCATGTCGTAGGCTCCGAGCGTCTGGGTGAATGTTCTGTGTGACGTGACTCTAGGCCAGTCACGATGCGATCGACTGAAATCAGGTGGCGCGAAAGCCCCAGGTCCTGAGCGGCAATTCCCATGGCCAGGCCCAGCAGTTGCGGGAGATGGAGAATCGGTAGGTTGAGCGCGGTCTTGACCGCCCGCCCCGCCCGTTCCTGGTAAATGTCGAGACTCATATGGCACAGCGGGCAGGGTGTGACCATAAAGTCCGCGCCGTGGTCACGCGCATCTTTCATATTGGTGCCGGCCATGGCGACTGCGATGGCTTCCTTTTCCAAAATGATGGGGAACCCGCAACATTTGGTGCGGCCTGCGTAAGCCACCGGTTCACCCCCGACGGCGCGAATGATTTTTTCCAGCGAGCTGGGGTTTTCGGGATCATCGAAGCCCAATTCCCATGAAGGGCGCAGCATATAGCAGCCGTAAAACGGCGCGATGCGAAAGTCATGAAACGGCGCACTCACCGCCTGAGTCACGCGAGTCAGTCCGAGATCGCGCACGGCAATCCAAAGGAGATGCTTGACCTGGACGCCGCCGCCGTAGGTGATGCCGTCCTGTGCCAGAATCTTATTCACCCGCTCAAGGGTTGCCGGTTCGTTTTTCAGGCGTCGATTGGCCGCGCTCATCACTCCCTGGCAGGTGCCGCAGATGGTCATGACGTCGAGCCCCATGCGTTCGGCCTGGGCGAAGGTGCGGGCGTTGAGGGCGAGGGCGAGATCCGGGTCCGCCTCCCCGATCACCCCGGCGCCACAGCAGGAGGAAGCGGCCAGTTCGACGACCTCGATGCCAAGGCGGCCGACAATGGCCATGGTGGATTGATAGAGTTCAGGTGTGGCGCCCTTGGCGGCGCAACCGGGATAGAGGGCAAATTTCAGCGGCATAGGTCCCGTCTGGTTGTGGTCCGGTCTGTCGGCGTCACCATAACGTATTTCCGCTTCCGATGAACAGCGCCGGGTCGAACGAGCGCGACCATTCGCAGAAATACGGCGTCAGGTTGCCGTGCCGGCCTGGGTTACGGCAGTTTGGACACCGTCTCGTTGTAACTTGTTTTCAAATCGTCCAAAGTCCGATTCAGGTTCTCTTTCAGTTTGCTCCAGGCTGAACTGGTCGACCGGCTTACTTCGTCGAACTGCTTGCGCGCCTCGTCTTTCTTGCGGTCGAGATCCTGTAGGGCTTTTTGCATCTCTGCTCGGGCCTCCACCGAGGCGGCGTTGGTCTTTTTTTGCAACTCCGCGATCTTGCGCTGCATCTCCGTCAATTCGGCCTGGAACGATTTCTCTAACGCCTCTTTTTGTTGGAGCGTGTACTGCTTGGTGGACTCAACCGCTTCCTTCGTGTCCCGGACAACTTTTTCCGTGGCGGACGGCTGCGGCTGATCCGACGCGGCGAACCCCTCGGTGGTGACGGTGGCCAGCGACGGGCCCACCACGACGCCACAGAGTAGGACGCGTCCGATCAGTCCGCGGATGGGCCGGCCCTGATGAGGCCGTCGGCAGAACGGGACCGCTCCCGGCACGAAAATCTTCAATCCCATGAGCATGTTCTCTGCCCTTTCTCTCTTCTCCGGGCGGTTAAGGTTTTCGGCAAAAAGAGCCGAAAAGGATCTACAACGACGAGCATCCCGTAACCTTGATCTGTGGTGGAAGGCCTATGAGCGGTGAACTTCCTCAAACGACTCCCCCCGTTCCTACCGATCCCTTGGAACAACTCCTGATTGAGCGCATTCGCAAAGGTGCGATCGAACTGCCGCTGTTGCCGCAGGTCGCTTCTCGCATTCTGGCGATGGTCTACGATCCCGACGCGGAGGCGGCCAAACTCGCCGCCTTGATTCACCAGGATCAAGCCCTGGCTGCCCATGTGATCCGTATCGCCAACTCCCCGGCCTATATGACGCGCAATCCGGTCGTCTCGCTTCAGCATGCCGTGTCCATGCTGGGCATGAACCTGATGTCCGAGCTCGCCTTTTCCGCATCCATCAAAGGCAGCGCCTTCAAAGTGCCGGGATGGGATGATGAAGTCAAGGGGCTCTGGCACTATTCGCTGGCCAGCGGCGCCTATGCCAAAGAAATTGCGCGCATGCGGCGGTTCAACGTCGAAAGCGCCTACCTGTGCGGCCTCCTGCATGGGATCGGTCGTCCCGTGGTCTTGCAGACCCTGGTCGCCCTCTCGAAAGAGCAAGGCACGACTCTCAGCAAGGAATCGCTCCATCAACTCTTGGACGGCTACTACATCCAAGTGGGGCTTCTGGTCGCGGACGAATGGGGATTGCCACCGCCGGTGGTGGAATCCATCGGGTTTCACGTGGACTATCACTACGCCAAAACCGCAAAGCAGGAATGCATGACCACCTGCCTCGCCGGACGAATGGCGAAACATTTCCTCGATCCGGACACTATGGATGAAGCGACCCTGCGCGAGCATGCGGTCTTTGCCGATCTGAACCTGTACCCCAAAGATATCGATGCGCTCTTGGCCCACAAGGACAAGGTCCAAGCCGTCGTGGAGGCGATGCCGCTGTGATACCGACGAGCGCCTATGACATTGTCGTGGTCGGCAGCGGACCGGCGGGCCAAAAGGCCGCGATCCAGGGCGCCAAAGCCGGCAAGAAGGTCGTGCTGATCGAGCAGGAACCGGGTATCGGCGGGAATTGTGTCTATCGAGGCACCATCCCCAGCAAAACGCTCCGTGAGACGGCGCTCCAGTTCGAGCGGCTCAAACGGTCGAACGAAGTGTTCGAGGGCCGCCTGCGTCTCGACCTGCCAATGACTGTGCTCCTCCATCGCCTGGACGAAGTGGTCAAGGCCCACGAATGTTATATGGCTGGGCAACTCACGCGCAACGGCGTCACATACCGGCACGGCCGTGCGCGGCTCCTCTCGCCTCATGAAGTCCAGCTGGAAACCGTCGATGGCGCTTGTCAAACCCTCACGGCGGACACGATCATATTGGCGACCGGTTCCCGGCCATCGTCGATTCCTGGTATCCCCGTTGACCATGAACATGTCCTGGATAGCGATTCGATCCTCTCGATGATCTATCTCCCCCGTTCGTTGACCATTTTAGGCGGCGGCGTCATCGCCTGCGAATATGCGTCGACCTTTGCGCTGTTGGGGGTGGAGGTGACCATCATCGATCGGGGCAAACGGCCGTTGCCCTTCATGGATCAGGACATCGTCGACGTGTTTCAGCGCAGCATCGAGCGTCAGGGGGGACGGTTCTATTCCGGCCAGACGGTCACCGAAGTGGCTTGGGATGGCGTCTCTTCCGTGGTAGCCCGGCTCGCGAACGGGATGGCCGTCAAGAGTGAAAAAATGCTGGTGGCGCTGGGCCGGCAACCGAACGTC
This window encodes:
- a CDS encoding DUF3365 domain-containing protein: MNSRTVRRFMVLLLLIVLPPPAWSVERAEAEETARLLAKLLESGRAVIERHQSLIDDPHKGDKGLTPEFFEAELVREFRAKSGIDLTALSTAPVSIVIPPLAKELLPALVQASRDVVRDAQVVINQRGIGYKNFIPATWGSQASARFSKSSHVRLKQTALDARNPKNEPDEYEASVLKWLAGRPRAEAYVSELTEEGRTLRVVMPIYYAKDCLSCHGEPKGDLDISGYPKDGHKEGDLAGAITVTASLGRR
- a CDS encoding cupin domain-containing protein; translated protein: MKVIALSDIQQFSPEKMKKNNLFQTSRFFCDVYCFEPGQEQKGHIHGEQDKVYIVLEGEGTFQVGSEKQVLKPGQGTMAAAGEEHGVKNHTGQRLRVLVFVAPNP
- a CDS encoding CoB--CoM heterodisulfide reductase iron-sulfur subunit B family protein, translating into MPLKFALYPGCAAKGATPELYQSTMAIVGRLGIEVVELAASSCCGAGVIGEADPDLALALNARTFAQAERMGLDVMTICGTCQGVMSAANRRLKNEPATLERVNKILAQDGITYGGGVQVKHLLWIAVRDLGLTRVTQAVSAPFHDFRIAPFYGCYMLRPSWELGFDDPENPSSLEKIIRAVGGEPVAYAGRTKCCGFPIILEKEAIAVAMAGTNMKDARDHGADFMVTPCPLCHMSLDIYQERAGRAVKTALNLPILHLPQLLGLAMGIAAQDLGLSRHLISVDRIVTGLESRHTEHSPRRSEPTT
- a CDS encoding HDOD domain-containing protein; protein product: MSGELPQTTPPVPTDPLEQLLIERIRKGAIELPLLPQVASRILAMVYDPDAEAAKLAALIHQDQALAAHVIRIANSPAYMTRNPVVSLQHAVSMLGMNLMSELAFSASIKGSAFKVPGWDDEVKGLWHYSLASGAYAKEIARMRRFNVESAYLCGLLHGIGRPVVLQTLVALSKEQGTTLSKESLHQLLDGYYIQVGLLVADEWGLPPPVVESIGFHVDYHYAKTAKQECMTTCLAGRMAKHFLDPDTMDEATLREHAVFADLNLYPKDIDALLAHKDKVQAVVEAMPL
- the sthA gene encoding Si-specific NAD(P)(+) transhydrogenase, with product MPTSAYDIVVVGSGPAGQKAAIQGAKAGKKVVLIEQEPGIGGNCVYRGTIPSKTLRETALQFERLKRSNEVFEGRLRLDLPMTVLLHRLDEVVKAHECYMAGQLTRNGVTYRHGRARLLSPHEVQLETVDGACQTLTADTIILATGSRPSSIPGIPVDHEHVLDSDSILSMIYLPRSLTILGGGVIACEYASTFALLGVEVTIIDRGKRPLPFMDQDIVDVFQRSIERQGGRFYSGQTVTEVAWDGVSSVVARLANGMAVKSEKMLVALGRQPNVEELNLEAAGLSLDDKGHIPVNDYGQTAVPHIFAAGDMLGRPPALASQAMEDGRRAVSHALGLPVGDSVIQVPIGIYTIPEIASIGLDEEQAAARYRGPIIGRAPFTEIAKGQITGACDGLLKLVADPSGERLLGVQIVGEHATELIHLGQMALQDGANIDRFIDTIFGFPTFAEAYRVAALDILGQRRKRQEQPKAA